A single genomic interval of Litoreibacter ponti harbors:
- a CDS encoding penicillin-binding protein 1A, giving the protein MLRAILSFFGSIFSVLTIGLVAVAMLIGAIFMMYARDLPNTDQLAQYTPPTISRIYSGRGELIDEFAQERRLFAPANEIPDMVKQAFISAEDKHFYSHKGYDPLGMVAAAVDAAKGGRLRGASTITQQVMKNFLLSGDRSAERKIKELILASRIEGTLSKDKILELYLNEIFLGQNSFGVAAAAQTYFNKTLSELTVEEAAYLAVLPKAPSRYHPVRQNERAVGRRNFVLKEMFENGYISEEEYLTAREKPLETVQSGSFVAFKSELPDRDYFTDEIRRQLSKDFGEEEFFGGGLTIRATVDRELQTEAAKSLRRALEEYDRGQGVFRRVTTKIEAEALAGEGWRETLAETSFPRDIEGWKVAVVLGFEGTDARVGIEGQEATGTIPGSDVGWARPRREDGSLGSRAKDVDNLLDVGDVVHVRAGDDGTWSLRQIPEVQGGFMAMDVNTGRVLAMQGGFSYQHSVFNRATQATRQPGSSFKPFVYAAALDSGFAPNTIVVDAPIEINTPQGLWRPKNASNKFYGPTPVRTGIEQSRNLMTIRLAEEIGMGTVAQYAERFGVYDDMNPFLSNALGAQESTLLKMVTAYAMFANGGERVEPTLVDRVQDRWGRTVYRHDQRVCNECQLASLDANFAPAITSSRERVMDAITAYQLTSMMKGVVDRGTARRTVNLSVPTAGKTGTTNDAKDVWFVGFTSNIVAGCYIGYDRPRAMGRGASGGGMCGPVFTSFMKKATAKYGGGKFKVPEGGYFVKIDRFTGAVLPDNASGDHVVAEYFRLGEEPAYGLGAILDGGFAMGSNLTLFGRGDAEDLNQVTEVTTSTGKKAVIPKRANFGTLSAGGLY; this is encoded by the coding sequence ATGCTGCGCGCGATACTTTCCTTCTTCGGTTCAATCTTCTCGGTGCTCACCATCGGGCTGGTGGCGGTTGCGATGTTGATCGGCGCGATCTTCATGATGTATGCCCGCGACCTGCCCAACACCGACCAGCTGGCGCAATACACGCCGCCGACGATCTCGCGCATCTATTCGGGCCGGGGCGAGCTGATCGACGAGTTCGCCCAGGAACGCCGCCTGTTTGCCCCCGCAAACGAGATCCCCGACATGGTGAAGCAGGCCTTCATCTCCGCCGAGGACAAGCATTTCTACAGCCACAAGGGCTATGACCCGCTGGGCATGGTCGCCGCCGCCGTGGATGCCGCCAAGGGCGGTCGCCTGCGCGGCGCCTCGACGATCACCCAGCAGGTGATGAAGAACTTTCTTTTGTCGGGCGACCGCTCCGCCGAGCGCAAGATCAAGGAGCTGATCCTGGCCTCGCGCATCGAGGGCACGCTGAGCAAGGACAAGATCCTCGAGCTGTATCTCAACGAGATTTTCCTGGGCCAGAACAGCTTCGGCGTGGCCGCCGCCGCCCAGACCTATTTCAACAAGACCCTGTCGGAGCTGACGGTCGAAGAGGCGGCTTATCTGGCCGTGCTGCCCAAGGCGCCATCCCGCTACCACCCGGTGCGTCAGAACGAGCGCGCGGTGGGGCGGCGCAACTTTGTGCTCAAAGAAATGTTCGAGAATGGCTACATCTCCGAAGAGGAATACCTGACTGCCCGCGAGAAGCCGCTGGAGACGGTGCAGTCGGGCAGCTTCGTCGCCTTCAAGTCAGAGCTGCCGGACCGTGACTACTTCACCGACGAGATCCGCCGCCAGCTGTCCAAGGATTTCGGCGAGGAGGAATTCTTCGGCGGTGGCCTGACGATCCGGGCCACCGTGGACCGCGAACTGCAGACCGAAGCCGCCAAGTCCCTGCGCCGCGCGCTGGAAGAGTATGATCGCGGGCAGGGCGTGTTCCGCCGCGTGACCACGAAGATCGAGGCCGAGGCGCTCGCGGGCGAGGGCTGGCGCGAGACGCTGGCGGAGACCTCTTTCCCCCGTGACATCGAAGGCTGGAAGGTCGCCGTCGTGCTGGGCTTCGAGGGCACTGACGCGCGCGTGGGCATCGAGGGCCAAGAGGCTACTGGCACGATCCCGGGCTCCGACGTCGGCTGGGCGCGACCCCGCCGCGAGGACGGCTCGCTCGGCAGCCGCGCCAAGGACGTCGACAATCTGCTTGATGTGGGCGACGTGGTGCATGTGCGTGCGGGCGACGATGGCACGTGGTCGCTGCGCCAGATCCCCGAAGTGCAGGGCGGCTTCATGGCGATGGACGTCAACACGGGCCGCGTGCTGGCGATGCAGGGCGGGTTCAGCTACCAGCATTCGGTCTTCAACCGCGCGACGCAGGCAACGCGCCAGCCGGGCTCCAGCTTCAAGCCGTTCGTTTACGCCGCCGCGCTGGACTCGGGCTTTGCGCCGAACACGATCGTCGTGGACGCACCGATCGAGATCAACACGCCCCAAGGCCTGTGGCGGCCTAAGAACGCGTCGAACAAGTTCTACGGACCGACCCCCGTGCGCACAGGTATCGAGCAGTCGCGCAACCTGATGACCATCCGTCTGGCCGAAGAGATCGGCATGGGCACGGTCGCGCAATATGCCGAGCGGTTCGGCGTCTATGACGATATGAACCCGTTCCTGTCCAACGCCCTCGGCGCGCAGGAATCCACGCTGCTCAAGATGGTCACAGCCTACGCGATGTTCGCCAATGGCGGCGAGCGAGTGGAGCCGACGCTGGTGGACCGGGTGCAGGACCGCTGGGGCCGCACCGTCTACCGCCACGACCAGCGGGTGTGCAACGAGTGCCAGCTGGCCTCGCTGGATGCAAATTTCGCCCCCGCGATCACCTCGAGCCGGGAGCGGGTGATGGATGCGATCACCGCCTACCAGCTGACCTCGATGATGAAGGGCGTGGTGGACCGCGGCACGGCCCGGCGCACGGTCAATCTGAGCGTGCCCACGGCGGGCAAGACCGGCACCACCAATGATGCCAAGGACGTGTGGTTCGTGGGCTTTACCTCCAACATCGTGGCCGGCTGCTACATTGGCTATGACCGCCCGCGGGCCATGGGCCGCGGGGCGTCGGGCGGTGGCATGTGCGGGCCGGTCTTCACCAGCTTCATGAAGAAGGCCACCGCGAAATACGGCGGCGGCAAGTTCAAGGTGCCCGAGGGCGGCTATTTCGTGAAGATCGACCGCTTCACCGGCGCGGTGCTGCCGGATAACGCGTCGGGCGATCATGTGGTTGCCGAGTATTTCCGCCTTGGCGAAGAGCCCGCCTACGGTCTGGGCGCAATCCTCGACGGTGGCTTTGCCATGGGCTCGAACCTGACGCTGTTCGGGCGCGGGGATGCGGAGGACCTCAACCAGGTCACCGAAGTGACGACGTCGACCGGCAAGAAGGCCGTGATCCCGAAGCGGGCCAATTTCGGCACCCTGTCTGCGGGCGGTCTGTACTGA
- the prfB gene encoding peptide chain release factor 2 yields MRADAQNNVDAIEKSLGLLRQRMDWETAAYRLEEFNARVEDPNLWDDPEAAQKLMRERQSLVDAMESYESMKQELDDSVELIELGEMEDDAEVVSDAEAALVALKEKAAAAELEALLNGEADANDTFLEINAGAGGTESCDWASMLARMYTRWAEKRGYKVELQSMSAGDEAGIKSAAYKISGHNAYGWLKSESGVHRLVRISPYDSAAKRHTSFSSVWVYPVVDDNIEIEVNPSDIRIDTYRSSGAGGQHVNTTDSAVRITHEPTGIVVTSSEKSQHQNRDIAMKALKSRLYQMELDRRNAAINEAHENKGDAGWGNQIRSYVLQPYQMVKDLRTSYETSDTKGVLDGDLDGFMGATLAMDVSGKSRAEAQAED; encoded by the coding sequence ATGCGCGCAGACGCCCAGAACAATGTGGATGCCATCGAGAAGTCCCTCGGGCTGCTGCGCCAGCGCATGGATTGGGAGACCGCCGCCTACCGGCTGGAGGAGTTCAACGCCCGCGTCGAGGACCCCAACCTGTGGGATGACCCGGAGGCGGCCCAGAAGCTGATGCGGGAGCGGCAGTCACTGGTCGATGCCATGGAAAGCTACGAGAGCATGAAGCAGGAGCTCGACGACAGCGTCGAGCTGATCGAGCTGGGCGAGATGGAGGATGACGCGGAGGTCGTCTCTGACGCCGAGGCAGCGCTTGTCGCCCTGAAGGAGAAAGCCGCCGCGGCAGAGCTTGAAGCGCTGCTCAACGGCGAGGCGGATGCCAACGACACCTTCCTAGAGATAAACGCAGGCGCGGGCGGCACGGAAAGCTGCGACTGGGCGTCGATGCTGGCGCGCATGTACACCCGCTGGGCGGAGAAGCGCGGCTACAAGGTCGAGTTGCAGTCCATGTCGGCGGGGGACGAAGCCGGGATCAAATCCGCGGCCTACAAGATCAGTGGCCACAACGCCTATGGCTGGCTCAAATCCGAGAGCGGCGTGCACCGGCTGGTGCGCATCTCGCCCTATGACAGCGCGGCCAAGCGGCACACCTCGTTCAGCTCGGTCTGGGTCTACCCGGTGGTCGACGACAATATCGAGATCGAGGTGAACCCCAGCGACATTCGCATCGACACCTACCGGTCTTCGGGGGCGGGCGGGCAGCACGTCAACACGACCGATTCCGCCGTGCGCATCACCCATGAGCCGACGGGGATTGTGGTGACAAGCTCCGAGAAATCCCAGCACCAGAACCGCGACATCGCCATGAAGGCCCTGAAATCGCGGCTCTACCAGATGGAGCTGGACCGCCGGAATGCGGCCATCAACGAGGCCCATGAGAACAAGGGCGACGCGGGCTGGGGCAACCAGATCCGCTCCTACGTGCTGCAGCCCTACCAGATGGTGAAGGACCTGCGCACGAGCTACGAAACCTCTGACACCAAGGGCGTGCTCGACGGCGATCTCGACGGCTTCATGGGGGCGACGCTGGCGATGGATGTGTCCGGCAAATCCCGCGCCGAAGCGCAGGCCGAGGACTAG
- a CDS encoding MFS transporter, translated as MEDRATLEHHAPRSLPLCAPESRPYLLAAAILASSLGFIDGSIVAIALPSIRVSLDATLLEAQWVSNGYLLTLSALILVGGATGDRFGLARVFGLGIALFVLASLACAFAPTATFLILARGVQGFAAAFMVPGSLALISRAYPNEERGRAIGIWAASAAVTSALGPILGGLVISAGGMDSWRWIFAVNLPLGALALFFLYSKVTQDPAQPERGLDIPGAIAATLGLGLFAWALSGAEHGNVPNMENLIAGAIGLAVIGIFLRIEARSPHPMMPLSLFRNRGFSAANLVAFCIYFSFSAVLMYLPMLLIGGWGLSAIATSAAYAPLSVFIALLSGLAGSLATRYGPTPLLIAGSLVLATGYAALAMVIPSQNFWYAVLPAMCFQGVGMALIVAPLSSQVMGSVEPHAGGTASGINNAVTRMAGLIAVAAMGSVVALQYGALDGPATYGQIMLDPGHTDASNAAFITVAWAASALCVISAVIAWFGGRVPVRT; from the coding sequence ATGGAAGACCGTGCGACCTTGGAACACCACGCTCCGAGGTCGCTCCCCCTCTGCGCCCCTGAAAGCCGCCCGTATCTCTTGGCGGCAGCGATCCTCGCCTCATCGCTTGGTTTCATCGATGGCTCGATCGTGGCGATTGCCCTGCCCTCGATCCGTGTGTCGCTCGACGCCACCCTGCTGGAAGCGCAGTGGGTCTCCAACGGCTATTTGCTGACCCTCTCCGCCCTGATCCTTGTGGGCGGGGCCACGGGCGACCGGTTTGGGCTGGCACGCGTGTTCGGCCTTGGCATTGCGCTGTTTGTGCTGGCGTCGCTGGCCTGCGCCTTCGCGCCCACCGCAACCTTCCTGATCCTTGCGCGCGGGGTGCAAGGCTTTGCCGCGGCCTTCATGGTCCCCGGCTCGCTCGCCCTGATCTCGCGCGCCTACCCCAATGAGGAGCGTGGCCGCGCCATCGGCATCTGGGCGGCCTCTGCGGCCGTCACCTCGGCGCTTGGCCCGATCCTGGGTGGTCTGGTGATCAGCGCGGGCGGCATGGACAGCTGGCGCTGGATCTTCGCGGTGAACCTGCCGCTTGGCGCGCTCGCGCTGTTTTTTCTCTACTCCAAGGTCACGCAGGACCCCGCCCAGCCCGAGCGCGGGCTTGACATCCCCGGCGCCATCGCCGCGACGCTGGGTCTGGGTCTGTTCGCCTGGGCCTTGAGCGGCGCGGAGCATGGCAACGTGCCCAACATGGAGAACCTGATCGCGGGTGCAATCGGGCTGGCGGTGATCGGTATCTTCCTGCGGATCGAGGCGCGCAGCCCGCATCCGATGATGCCGCTGTCGCTGTTTCGCAATCGTGGGTTCTCGGCCGCGAACCTCGTGGCGTTCTGCATCTACTTCTCTTTCTCCGCGGTGCTGATGTACCTGCCGATGCTGCTGATCGGCGGCTGGGGCCTGTCGGCCATCGCGACCTCCGCGGCCTACGCGCCGCTGTCGGTCTTCATCGCGCTTCTGTCCGGCCTCGCGGGCTCGCTTGCCACGCGCTACGGCCCGACCCCGCTGCTCATCGCCGGATCACTGGTTCTGGCCACGGGCTACGCCGCACTTGCCATGGTGATCCCGTCGCAGAATTTCTGGTACGCGGTGCTGCCTGCCATGTGCTTCCAGGGCGTCGGCATGGCGCTGATCGTGGCGCCGCTGTCGAGCCAGGTCATGGGCTCGGTCGAGCCCCATGCGGGCGGCACGGCGTCGGGCATCAACAACGCGGTCACACGCATGGCCGGGCTGATCGCCGTGGCGGCCATGGGGTCGGTCGTGGCGTTGCAATATGGCGCGCTTGATGGGCCCGCGACCTACGGTCAGATCATGCTCGACCCCGGACACACCGACGCCAGCAACGCGGCCTTCATCACGGTGGCCTGGGCAGCCTCCGCGCTCTGCGTCATCTCTGCAGTCATTGCTTGGTTCGGCGGGCGTGTGCCGGTTCGGACCTAG
- a CDS encoding bactofilin family protein: MFSKSKINDPNAKPEDSKAAAAPSGAAPAAPSSAPKPDFSSSPRPKAPPSTLSTDLTITGNLKTTGDIQVEGNVEGDIRAHLLTVGETAVIKGEIVADDIVVNGRVIGRVRGLKVRLTSTARVEGDIIHKTIAIESGAHFEGSVQRQDDPLNTGPKSAASGVGATPAAAAPSAAPKPAEAPKS; the protein is encoded by the coding sequence ATGTTTTCTAAAAGCAAGATCAACGACCCCAATGCGAAACCCGAGGACAGCAAGGCTGCCGCCGCGCCCTCTGGCGCCGCCCCCGCCGCGCCGTCGAGCGCGCCGAAGCCTGATTTCTCTTCCAGCCCCCGTCCCAAGGCACCGCCGTCGACCCTGTCGACGGACCTGACCATCACGGGCAACTTGAAGACCACCGGCGATATCCAGGTTGAGGGCAACGTCGAGGGCGATATCCGCGCGCACCTGCTGACCGTGGGTGAGACCGCCGTGATCAAGGGCGAGATCGTCGCCGACGATATCGTGGTCAATGGCCGCGTCATCGGTCGCGTGCGCGGCCTGAAGGTGCGCCTGACCTCCACCGCCCGCGTGGAAGGCGATATCATCCACAAGACCATCGCCATCGAGAGCGGTGCGCATTTCGAAGGCTCCGTGCAGCGTCAGGACGACCCGCTGAACACCGGCCCGAAATCGGCCGCATCCGGGGTCGGCGCGACCCCAGCTGCCGCGGCACCGTCCGCCGCACCAAAGCCTGCTGAAGCTCCCAAAAGCTAA